The window GGCTCCAGCAGGGTGGCCGGCAGCCGGTGCCGGATCAACAGGTGCCCGGTGAACGCCCGGAACATCCGGCGGAACACCGCCTGGTCGCTGACGTGCACCAACGACGCGAACCAGGGCAGATTGCGCGGACGATCGTGCCGGAACACCACATGACAGACCCCGGACCGGTCGGCCAGCACCACGTGCCGGGCGGCCAACGCCTCCCGGTGATCCAGATAGAGCTGCAGGTCGTCGCCCGCGAGCAGGTCCTCGATGCGGCGCGGATCCGACGTGACCAGCCGCCCGGGCGACGGCGGACACGGCAGATTGGGTACGGCCACCAGCTCACTGTCCAGATGACGGAACCCGAGCCGCTCGTTCATCGCGATGACGCTGCCGCTCGGCGTCAGATCGGTGAAGTGATAACCCTCCTGTCGCAGCAGGGCTCGCAGCAGTTTCACACTCAGCAGCCGGTATTGCGGAAGCACACACCAGCCGCCCAGATTGCAGAACCGCTGCCGTGTCCCGCCGACCGTGCGCTCGGCGTAGAAGGCCAGGTAGACACCGACGACCACACCCGCCGCCAGAAGCATGAAACCGTGGTTCGGGGCGGCCGCCTTCCACGGCGGAGTGAGCGCACGGGCCCACACGTCGACACCGAGGCGGGAGTTCAGATGGGCGTTCAGGAATTGAGCGACCCGGGACACGTCGGTGGACGTGATCGGCAGGACCTGGACGTTCATCGAACCAGGATCCCAGCCGTCCCGGGTGCGCTCACAGTCGCAGAAGTCATGTCATAGATGAGAACCAATCACAATCCGGCCGCCCAGTTCAGCAGTTCGGTGCGGGCCGCGGTCAGGGTGGCGGCCGGCACCGAGGCCACGTCGGAGGCGTTCACCACCAGCGCCACGTGCACCTTCCCGGCCGCCGACCCGGTCGCGTCCAGCAGCAACCGCCGGGCGGTCGTGGCCCCGACCTCGGTGGTCACCGCGACCGGTCCGGTCGCCGGCACCCCGGAGACCACCCCCAGATCGGACACCACGACGGTACGGGCGGACGGGAACGACCCGGGCAGGTGCACCTCGGTCGGCGCACCGAGTGGGGCGGCCGGCTCCCGCCAGACCAGCACGCCGTACTGCCGGCCGGCGACCAGCCCGGCGATCGCCGGCAGCCGGGACGGGACGGTCAGCCACGCCTGCTGTCGGCCCGCACCGGCGAAACCGTCCCGGGCCAGATCCTCGTAGGCGAATCCGATCGTCGTCCCGGACACCGCGCTCGGGAACAGCCGGTCCAGCACCCGGCGGTCCAGTCGCAGCGCCCCGTTCGCGATCACCGAGTGGTCCTCGCCGTTCCAGGCGTCCCCGGCGGTCTGCACCTTGTCCGGGTTGAAGTTCATCAGCTCGTTGTGCCGGCCGTTGTAGACGTCCCAGTGCCACTGGGTCGACGACAGCACCTGGCCGGAGTTCGCCGCGCTGTTCCAGTACGAGCCACCGGACACCCGCGAGTCCAGGCTCTGATACATCGAACGGACCATCCACGGCGTACGGGAGCTGCTGCTCGTGCCGGACATGGCGTTGCCGAACTCGGAGACGAAAGCGGTGGTGCCGAGTGCGGTGGCCCGGTCCCGGATCCGGTTCATCGCCGAGTTGTACGTGCCGTCCCCGGCCGCCGACGGGTCCAGGGTCATCCGGCCGCCGTCGTAGTAGTGGCTGTTGAACACGTACCGCGAGCCCAGCCGGCCGGCCGTACCGAGACCGCCCTGCTCGAAGAACCCGGTGTTCCAGAAGACCAGCGGCTCGGCGTAGAGCGGGAGCGACGACCAGCCGGTCGCGTCCATCACGGCCCGGAACCGCTGGTAGAACGGCAGCAGATAGGTGGTCTCCCAGGTGGTCCCGGAGGCGCCGTCCAGCCCGCCGTCGAACGGCTCGTTGAACGGGTCGACGCCCAGCATCATGCTGTAGTCGACGCGGGACCGCAGGTGGGTGAGGGCGGCGCGGGCCTGCGTCAGGTAGGCGTCCTGCACGCCGTACCGGTTGCGCCAGAAGTCGTACATCGCGGCCCGCACCGCGCCGTTGTTCATCATGTTCTGCCCCCACAGCAGGCAGATGCCGCACGACTCGTCGGGATAGGTCCCGGCCTCGATCACCCACTTGGGCGCGCCGTCGCCGGTGTACCAGCTGTCCGGGTCGAACAGGTGCGACGAGTAGAGGTCCTGGTGCCAGTCGAGCAGCACCCGGATGCCCCGGTCGGTGAACTGGCGGATCTGATCGGCGGCCCGGTCCAGGTAGGCGGTGTCGATCCGGTCCCGGGCCGGCTGCACGCCCTCCCAGCTGATCAGGAAGCGGATCGCGTTGGCGCCGGTGAGTTCGCGCATCTGGGCCGCGGCGGTCGCGGCGTCGGCGGTGCTGCGGAAGGGGAGGAGTCCGTTCTCGTACAGCTTGGTGCTGCCCGAGACGTTGAAGCCGCGCAGGACGATCTCGCGACCATGGGCGTCGGTCGGTACCGCGGCGACGGCCGGCTGAGCCGGCGCCACGATACCCGCTATCACCAGCAGAAGTGCCAGGAAGAAGGCCCGCATGTATTGACGGTAATCACTTGTTCACAATCTGCAACCCGCTATGCCGGGCGCTGCGTATACAGACAGCCCGCCGATTTCCCCAGCTTGCGCAGCCCGGTCAGGTCACCGGCACCCCACACGGCCTTCTTCGCGGTGATCGTGTGGTACATGATCTGGTTCTGGTCGTTCTGCTCCGGATGGGCCAGGCCGATCGCGTGTCCGATCTCGTGCATCAGCACCGCGCCCGTCGTGCCATGGCCGGACGCCCCGAACCCACGGTCCAGCGACTTGACCGACGAGGCGTTCAGCACCACCGCGCCGGTCAGCATCATCAGCGCGTCCGAGCCGTCCGCCGCGTACGCGGTCTGCCACGAACCGCCGCCCATGCCCAGCACCCGGGTCCCCGACGGCAGCCACTTGCTGTGCTTACCCGGCGTCGCCCAGGCGATCACGATCTCGGTGCCCGCCGGGTAGGCGCCCTTGTAGCCGGACTTCGCCTGCGGGATCACATCGGTCGTCCCGGCATAGCGGAACGTCAGGCCGGTGGCCGCCGAGATCCGGCTGAACGTCGTCTTCACCTCGGCCAGCGAATCCTTCGGCGCCCGGTCCAGATTGACCCGGTAGTCGAGGGCACCGGCGCACGGGTTCCAGCGGGCGATCAACGCAGTGCCGTGCGACTGGCTCATGAAGGCGTAGGCCTTGGCGCTTCCGGCGGCCGCCAGGGCCACCCCGGGCTGAGCCGCCACCAGCGTCGACACCGCGGCGAGCAGGAGCAGTACGCGCTTCATTCGGGGGTCCGATCGATCGAAGGGAGGCCCCATTCTGTGATCGGCTCAGGTGCCGTCCCGGGTGGCCGCCGATTGCCGTCCGGTTGCCACCGCGGTCAGCTCCGGACGTACCGCTGCGCGGGCTTCTTCTGCTGGTAGAGGCGGGCGTCCGCGACCGCGTAGAGCCCGTCGAAGTCCTCGCCGTCGGCGTCGAGAACCGCCACACCGATGCTCGCCCCGGTTCGCGCGCCGAGCACCGTCCGCAGGTTGTCGGCCACGTCGAACGCGTCGCCGTCGGTCAGCAGCACCACGAACTCGTCGCCGCCGAGCCGGCCCACGATGTCGTGCGGATGCACCTCGGACCGCAACGTCATCGCCACCCACTTCAGCAGCTCGTCCCCGGCGGCATGCCCCTGGGCGTCGTTGAGCAGCTTGAACCCGTCCAGGTCGAGCACCAGCAGCGCGGCACCCCGGCCGGTCCGCCGGCTGTCCGCGACCTCGGCCGCGAAACGCTCCGCGAAACCACGCCGGTTCAGCACGTCGGTCAGCACGTCCACCCGCGACAGACGGGTCAGCATCCGGCGCTGGCGGGCCGCCGACCGGCCCTGCAACGCGCACGCCGTCGCCGCGGCCGCCGTACCCAGCATCTGCACCGTCAGATACCAGCCGGACGCATCGCCGACCCGCAGCCCGACCAGCAGATAGAGACCACCGGCGGCCAGCGCCAGCGGCCCGGCCACCTCCGGCCGCATCCCCAGCATCAGCAGCGGGATCGAGATCAGCACCCCGACACCCAGCGGCTGGTCCACCCCACCGTCCAGAGTGGCGATCGCCGCGCAGCTCACGAACGCGCTGAACGCGAACGCCAGCATCAACGGCCGGGCCAGCCGCGACCGGCTCAACCAGTCGGCGCCCAGCACCACCGCGAGACCCGTACCGAAACCCCACAGCGACAACGCCACCATGCCGGCCCGGTGCACGTGATCGTTGGCCACCAGCATGACGTAGACCAACGCCACCACGGTCTGGGTGATCGACATCCAGCCCGGGTCGGCGATCGAGTGCCGCCGCCGCTCCCGCGCCTCCACCGCCGCCATCGGACCGGACGGCCGGACCCCGTCCCGCGCCCCGGCCACCGCCTCCGCGCTCGGCGCGCGCCGCACCCGGGCCGCCTTGTCCCGATACAACCGCTGGTCGGCGACGAGCAACAGGCCCGCCAGATCGCGCGCGTCATCCGGGAACGTCGCCGAACCCAGACTGGCCGGCGAACACACCCGCAACCGCTCCCGCAGCCGCTCGACCACACCCTCGGCGTCCGCCGCGTCGGTGCCCGGCAGCAGCATCGCGAACTCGTCGCCGCCCTGCCGCCCCACCGCGTCGTGCGTCCGCAGGTCGGCCCGCAGCTCCTGACCGGTCCAGGCCAGCAGCTCGTCACCGGCCCGGTGGCCGAGCGTGTCGTTGACCTCTTTGAAATGGTCCAGGTCCAGCAGCACCAGCGTCACCGGCTTGCCGCCCCGCTCGGCGTCGGCCAGCTCGGCCGCCATCCGCTCGTCGAACCCGCGCCGGTTAAGGCAGCCGGTCAACGGGTCGGTGCGCGAACTGTCCGCCAGGCGCCGCCGCAGCGACGCCAGCACCGCCGAATGACGCAGGCAGAGAAACGCGACGCAGGCGAACGCGAGGCCATGGACCAGCGGATATCCGGCCGGCGGCGGGTCACCCAAGACCATGACCGAGGTGTACGCGGAAAGCCCCAACCCGGCCGTCACAAGGAACGCCCGGGGCGGCGTGACGATCGCCAGCAGCACCACCGACAGGGGGATGAACGTGCCGAGCGGCCCGGCCACCCCACTGTCCAGGATGCCCAGAGCCGCCGACCCGGCCATGTTGACCGCGGCCGCGCTGAGCTGGATCCAGATCCACCACCTGGTGCGCGCGATCCGTCCCGCGGCCACCCAGCCGAGCATCGCGAAAGCCACCATCACCGCTGTGACCAGCAGCATCGGCAACCGATAGGGGTCGTCCCAGGTGCCGATCGAATACGCCATCCCCAGCACCGCGGGCACCGCGCCGTACGCGGCCGAAGCTCGCAACGACTGGCGGCGCGACCGCTGGACCGTACCGAGGGAATGGCGCTTCACGACACGGCACCTCCCTGGCTGAGCTGGACCCCGCACTCATCGGCGAAGCCACACCGCCCTTGAGGTTTTCCCGGACGCACCCCCGCCCGCGGCAGGGGGAATCACCCGGCCGCACATCGAATCACCCGCACGAGACCGTCCGTTTCCGGACGTTTCCCCCCAGACTGGGTAAGACCGAACACGACAGCGGCAACGATCGTTGAAGGAACCATGCCCGGCAGCGACAGCCGTCGTTGAAGAACGCAGCGACAGCCGTCGTTCCGGATGCGCCGCCACCGGCGCCCGCAGGCCGCAGCGGCATCCGTCGCTGGAAGGACCACGCCCGGCAACAGCGGCCGTCGCAGGCGGGCCGAGCACGGCAGGGGGACCGTCGCATGGAGAGCCGGCTCCGCCTCGCGGGCCACGGGATGCAGCCGTTGCTGTTGATGTTCCCGCTCGGCCTGTTCTGGATGGCCTTCGTCCTCGACCTGGCCGTCCTGATGGGCGCGCCGTCGCTGCTGGGCACGGTCGCCTTCTGGAACCTGGTGGCCGGTCTGGGCGGCGGACTGCTGGCCACCGCGGCCGCGATCACCGACGCGGTGGTGGCGACCGGCCCGGCCGGCGTCCGGATCTTCGTCCTGGCCCTGCTCCTGGACGTGGGCGTCCTGATCATCTACGCCGTCCTGACCTTGACAAGAGTCCGCGACCCACACCGAACCGCCTCCGCTCCCCTACTCACCCTCGAACTGCTCGGCCTGGTGGCCGCCGCGTTCACCGCGTGGTTCAGTGGCCGTTTCGCCGCCCCGGGCGCCCCGGTGTCCGACCGCCGAACGACAGGCGGCCGACGCCACACACCACCCCCGGCGACCGCCACCCTGAACCAGCTACTCACCCACCCACCCGATCGCCACCCTCGCCGCCAGGCACCGCACGCCGCCCCACCCCCGTCACGGCCCGGCCCAGCACAGCACCCGGCCGCCGCTCCCCCTACCGCAGCCGCTCCAGCACCCTCCCTCTACCGCGCACCCACCACCGCGTCCCCTCCCCCACCCCGCCGCTCACCCGCCGCCTCCCCCTCACCCGCGCCCCGGCGCTCGCCCGAGATCCCGCCCAAGCGGCAGCGCCCCGCCGCGCCGTCCCGCCGCCCGACCGAAACTCCACCGCGACCTCGGACAGCCTCCTTCCCGCGCGACGCCGAGAAGCCGCGTGCACCCGGATCTGGACGCACAGCGGTGGAAGACGCCCAGCCGACGGCCCGCACCGTCCCAGGCCCGCCGAGGCAACGATGACGGTCCGGGCTGACCGGCCCGGTGTCTCGGCTCTTCTCGGGATCAGCCATGCCGCGGACGCTACCCGGGGGCTGTGACATTTCCGGACCGCGCGGCAACGTCGGAGCTACGGCTGGGCCGGGCGGGTGGCGTCGAGCATCCGGGTGGCGATGTGCCGGGCGGCGGTGCGGATCTCCGGGCCGCCCAGGATCCGGTACGGGACCGGGATCGCGGTGAGCTGGCGGGCGTACCAGTAGGGGGCGCTCGTGGTGCCGGTCAGCAGGGTGGTCCCGGGTCGAGGGCCGGGCGCCAGCGTGCCGAGGGCGGTGCCGGCGGATTCGGCGACCTCGGCGGGTGTGGCTTCGATCAGGATCTCGGCGTGGTACTCCCAGCCGGTGGCCAGGTGCTCGTCGAGGACCGCGATCGGGTCCAGGTCGGCGGGTGGCACGAACGTCTCGGGGAGGATGTCGGCCCGGGTGACCCGATCGATCCGGTAGGCGCGACGGGCGGCGGGGCGGTGCGCGTGGCAGAGCAGATACCACCGGCCGTGCCGGACCACGATCGCCCACGGGTCCGCGTCGGTCGTGGAGTCGTTGCCTGCTTCTGAGCGGTAGCTCACCCGTACCACCTGGTTATGGGCGCAAGCCTGCACCAACCGGGACGTGATCTCGGGGTCGGGTCGCGCGGCCGCGCGGTCGGGTGCGGGCGCCGCGGTGCGGCGGACCGCCTCGACCTGCGCGCCGAGCGCCTCGGGAAGAACTCGGACGATCTTGCCGAGGGCGCTGCCGACCGGATTCGTGGTGTCCCCGGCCGCGTGGTGGCCGTCGAGGACCGCCATCACCAGACCCAGTGCCTCGGCCTGCGTGAAGATCAGCGGCGCGGGGCGGGCGCCGCGGCCGACGCGGTAGCCGCCATACGGGCCGCGGACCGATTCGATCGGGATGCCCGCTTCGCGAAGGATGGCGATGTAGCGGCGGGCGGCCCGTTCGGAGATGCCGCCGAGGCGCTCGGCGAGCCGGTCGGCGGTGATGCCGGGGCTACCCTGCACGGCTTCGAACGCCATCAGCGCCCGCGCGGTCGGGCTCTCCACGATCCAGTCCCCCTGCCGGAACCCCGAACCCGTCGGAAATCTCGAATCCGGACGCCTATCGTCCGGAACCGAGGTTAGCGTGCGGGCATGATTCCGATGGGACCGCCCGCGGCGGGCACAGAGGTGGAGACGCTGGTCGGTTCGCTGGAGCGGCAGCGGCGCATCTTCGCCTGGAAGGCCGGCGGGCTCGACTCCGAAGGTCTGAACGCTACCGTCGCGGCCAGCACGATCACGCTCGGCGGCCTGCTCAAACACTTGGCGCTCTGTGAGGACCTGTACTTCTCGATCCGGCTCGGCCGGCAACCGGCGGCGCTGTGGCGGAACGTCGACTGGGACGACGAGACCGACTGGGAGTGGCGCAGCGCGGCCGGTGACAGCCCGGAGTTCCTCTACAAGCTGTGGCAGGAGTGCGTGGACCGGTCCCGCGCCAACATCGCCGAGGCGATCGGCGCCGGCGGGCTGGACACGCCGGCCGACTTCACCTGGCCCGACGGGCGTACGCCGAGCCTGCGCCGCATGATGATCGACATGATCGAGGAGTATGCCCGGCACGCCGGTCACGCCGACCTGATCCGGGAGTCGGTCGACGGCCTGACCGGCGAGGATCCGCCGGAGTAGGTCAGCCGACGGGGATCTCGAAGATCATGCAGCTGGAGGTGGCGTGCGCGATCAGCCGGCCGGCCGAGTCGGTGATCCGGGCCTCGGCGAGCGCGGTCCGCCGGCCGCGCTGCAGGACGCCACCGGTGCAGGTGAGCCGGCCCGAGGCGATGGTGGCCGGGCGTAGGAACTTCACGTTGAGGTCCATGCTCGTGTAGCCGACCCCGGCCGGCAGCGTGCTGTGCACCGAGCAGGCGGCCGCGGTGTCGAGCAGGGTGGACAGGACTCCACCGTGCACGGTGCCGAGCGGGTTGTAGTGGAACTCCTGCGGGTCGAGCTCGATGGTGACGCTGCCCTCCTCGACCCGCATGCCGACGATGTCGATCAGGTGCATGATCGGCGGTGCCGGGAAGTCACCGGCGGACATCGCCTGGAGGAGCTCCAGCCCGCCGCGTCGGCCGATCTGGCTCGCGTGCTCGGCCGGGTCGGTCCAGCCGAACGTCCGGGTACGCATGTCTTCCTGGGTCTGCGTCATGGATGCAGGCTTGCAGAGACTTGATGAGTCTGTCAACGAGACTTAGCCTTCCTCACATGGCCACTCCCCCCGCCCTGAACTGGTCCGTCGACAACTGCACGATCGAACGCGCGATGGGCGTCCTCGGTGAGAAGTGGTCGCTCGTCGTGCTGCGTGAGGTGTTCTCCGGCATCCGACGTTTCGACGACATGCGGATCCGCACCCACATCCCCCGGCAGGTGCTCACCAACCGGCTGAACAACCTGGTGGAGCACGGGGTGCTGCGCCGCGAGCCGTACCGCGAACCGGGCTCCCGGGTCCGCCACGAGTACCGACTCACCGACAAGGGCTTCGATCTCTACCCGGTGATGATCGCGCTGGCCGAGTGGGGCAACCGCTACCTGGCCGACGCCGAGGGGCCGCCCATCCAGTACGCCCACCGGGACTGCGGTGCCGAGTTGCACCTGGCCGTCACCTGCACGGACGGCCACCTGATCGAGAAGCAGCGGGAGATCCAGCCGCGCCCCGGCCCGGGCACTCGGCCGCGGACTTCTCCGGCGGGGGCGGACCCCGCCGGAGACGGCGGACGGCGCAGCGCGAGGAGTGAGCGAGTGAGACGCGTTCCTCCGGCGGGAGTGGACAGCCCATCACGGCCCCGACCAGCTCACCGTCCACGTAGCCGAGTGCGGCCTGGAAGCCGGGCGCCTCGGCGGTCCAACGCAGACGGTCCTCAACCGACGGTTCGCTGTGGTCGGTCAGATGTAGATCGACGGCGTGGACCCGTCGCCCTATTGATCAGAGGGCCATTCACCTTGGCAAATCCGCCTGCTCCCGCTCCCATCGGCGGTGGGCGCCGAGTACCCGCGGCCACAGAACGGCCCGATCCGGACCCGGCAGAACGATGCCGAAGATGTCGGCCAGCGCAGTGAAATAGGTGATTTCCGTCAGCAGTACGGTCCGCGAGGGAACAGCGCCGATCCGGGTCAGGGTCAGCCCGCGCAACACGTCGGCACCGGTCGCGTCCCGGCGCGCGACCACCGCCACCCGGACGAAACTCGACTCCGGCGAAGTGGTCAACTCCTGGTGCTTGTCCCGGAAGTCCGACATGCGAGCGGGTGCGGACCGGAAGTCCATCCCGCTGAAGCTCCCCTGCGGGTCATGGTCGAACCGCCACCCGCCCGGCTCGACCACTGACGCGCGGAGCCCGTACCGAAAAGGCCCATCCTGATATCGACCCGCGACAAGCGGAAGCGGACCGTGCAGGCCGTCGCCCATGCCGAGATCGACCAGCCAGTCGCCCTCGGGCGACTCGGCCGACGGCAGACCGGAAACCGTGACCACCAGGTGGTTCCCGGTGATCTCGGGCGCCGGATCGGCGTTGCCCTGCACGCCGCCGACATGCCGCCGGACCTGGTATCCGAGCGTCCGCAGCAGCGCCGAGAACGCGCCGTTCAGATGGAAGCAGTAACCGCCACGACCGGAAATGATCCGCCGCGCCGACTCGGTCGGGCAGACCGTGGTCGGCCGGTCCAGGTGGATCTCCAGACACTCGTAGGGCACCCGCTCGGCATGCGCCCGGTGCAGCGCCCGCAACGCCTGGACGGACGGCTCGTGACCAGCCAGTTCGGGCAGGCCGAGACGGGCGAGATAACCGGGTACGTCGATGGTGTCGGGCATGCGCACACGCTAGCCGCATACGATCCACGGGTGACGATCAGCGACACCCGGTCCCGGCGGCCGGTCATCACCGTTCTGGTCGTCTGCCAGAGCAGCATCGGCCTGATCTTCGGTGGGATCGGGCTGTTCCTGCCGCTCATCCGCACCGATCTGGGCCTCAGCTTCACCCAGGCCGGCACACTCGCGGCGGCGAGCAATCTCACCTACGCGCTGATGCAGGTCCCGTCCGGCTACCTCGCCGACCGGTTCACCCCACGGCGGCTGTTCATGATCGGGCTGCTCGGCATGAACCTGCTGGCGATGCTGTTCGCGGTGCTCGACTCGTACCCCCTGCTCCTGCTCGATCAGGCGCTCGCCGGGTTCTTCCGCGCCCTGGTCTTCACGCCCGGCATGCTTCTGATGACCAGGCTGTTCCCGCCGGGCCGGCGGGCCACCGCCATGGGCCTCTACGTGGTCGGCGGCTTCTCGTCGAACATCCTGCTCAGCGCCATCGGGCCACTGCTGGTCGGCCCGCTCGGGTGGCGGACGCTGTTCCTGCTGTTCGCCGGTTTCGGCTTGCTGTCGCTGGTCCTCTACCGGTTCCTGGCCGGTCCGGCGCCGCTTCGCAAGGCCTCCTCAACGGTACGGTTCACCGAACTGCCCCACCTCGTCCGACAGAGGATCGTGCAGCTCACCGGGGTGATCCAGTTCACCCGACTGGCCGTCGCCCAGGGCTTCACGTTCTGGCTGCCGACCTATCTGGTCGTCGACCGCGGGCAGTCCCTGGCCACCGCCGGTCTCGTGGCGGCGGTGGCGGCCGCGATCAGCGCGCCGGTCAACTACCTCGGCGGGTACCTGTCCGATCGCCTCAACCGTCCGCTGCTGGTCATCGGAGGATCCCTCACCCTTCTGACCCTCGGGCTGACCCTGCTCACCTACGTACCGGGCATGCTCGGGGTGCTCGGGGTGGTGGCGCTGATCTCGCTCGCCATCCAGGTCTACTTCGGGCCGCTGTTCGCCCTCCCACTCCAGGTCCTCGGTGACCGCAACGCCGGCCTGATCAGCGGTTTCGGTAACTTCTGCGCCAATCTCGGAAGCTTCGCCCTGGTGTACGCCCTGGGCGCGGTCAAGGACGCGACGGGTTCGTTCCGGGCCGGTTTCCTCAGCCTGGCCGCCCTGTGCCTGGTGGCCCTGCTGGCCACCTACGCGACGCGGCCGCTGCTGCGCGCACCGGCCGCACCCCGCTGACCCCGATCGCGTGCGGCCGCCGACGCGATGCGGATGGGAGCGCTCCAAGTTACCCTTGCGGCGGGACGCTGACCGAAGGACGGACACCCATGCTGATGGCCCTGCTGCTCGATGCCGCCAACATCATCGGCGGCCTGCTGCTCGCCATTCCCCTGCTCGGCCGCTTTCCGGTGATCGCCCGGCTGACCGCCCGGATCGCCCCGTGGCGCTGGCTGGTCGGCATCGTCGCGCTGGTGGCCGGTGGCTACTTCCTGATCGTCCACCTGATCTCCGGCCCGCACCTGTTCCACTTCGAGGTCGTCGGCATCGCGGTCGGCGTCATCCTCGCCTGGGAGCGTCTCACCGGCCGCCGCCCGCTCGTCCCGGTCCCGGCCGCCACCGCCTCCGGAGCCGCCTCCGCCGGTGCCGGGTCCCCCGAGCCGGCGGCCGCCCCCGCTCCGAGCCCCGCCGAACTCGCCGGCCCCGCCCTGCTGGTGGCCGTCTTCGGCATCATCGCGATCGTCGTCGGCCTCCAGGGCCTCTTCACCCCGAACTGACAGCGCCACCGGCCGTACCCGATCAGGGTGTGGGAAAAGGGTGACGCAACGGGTTGTAGGTGTCGCGGTAGGAGCGCGGGCCGATCAGCGGCAGCAGCGCGTGGCGTAGCCACGCGGGGAGGGCCGCGGCGCGGGAGAAGCGGTCGGTGGCGGCCTGGACGTGGGCGACGCGGTCGCGGCGGAGGCGTTCATAGCAGGCTCCGGCATCATCCCAGTCGGTGGTGGCGAGGAGATCGGCCAGGACCAGGCCGTCCTCCACGGCGAGGGCGGCGCCCTGCGCCCAGACCGGGGCGGTGGCGTGTGCGGCGTCGCCGACGAGGACGCAGCGTCCGGCGGACCAGCACCTCGTACGAACCTCCTCGACAGGTGAGTGGTAGAGGTCGGTCATGCCGTCGAGAACGCGCCGGACAGGTGCCGGATAGTCCCGAAAGGACGTCCGTAACCAATCGGGGTCGGCGCTGACCGGTCCACCGCCGGTCGCCGAGGCGTACCCGTAGACCTGCTGATCGTCGACCGGGATCAGCAGGAACGCGCCACCCGGCCCGGTCCACAGCGTCCAGCAGTCGACACCCGGGTTCGGCGCCATGAAACGCCAGCTGGCGGGACTGAGGAGAGCTTCTCGGGTGGCGCCGGCCCCGATCGCGGTGGCGCGGACCACCGAGCGCACCCCGTCCGCCCCGACGACGAACCCGAACCGTTGCCCGGTGTCGTCGCCGAACTCGACATCCGCACCACCGGCGATCGGCTGCACTCTGGTGACCGGAAGCGATCGTCGGATTGTGGCGTCCAGGCCGTCCGTCAGCAGGGCCAGCAGATCGGCCCGGCGCACACACCGGGGCCGAGCCTCCGGGCCCCAGAAGGCGTCCTCGTCGACCTGGAAGAGGAGCCGGTCGCGGCTGGAACGGTATTCGCGACGCCCGGTCGGACGGCCGATCTTGTGGAGGCCGTCGGTGAGGCCGAGCACCGCGAACGCGGCGACCGCGTTGCCCGGCAGGTTGATCCCGAGGCCGCCGCCGTCACCGTCGCCACGTTCGGCGACGGTGACCGGTACGTCCCGGCGGCGCAGCGCCCGCGCCGTGGCGAGGCCCGCGATGCCACCACCCACCACAAGTACGTCCATGACGATCCAGGTTCCCCTCAATCGACCGTCATGAGAACGTACTGGCGAGAATTGGACAGTCAGCAGCGAATCTTCAGATCCACCCAGACCAGACGGTGATCGGATGTCGGGTAGCCGCCGACCGCCGACCAGGCCGGGCTGTATACCCCACTGAGCCGGGACAGCGGGTCGGCCTGGACGGGCCAGAACACGCCGGCGTCGCGGACCTGAAGGCCGACACGCGGCAGTACGTAGTCGGCACGCAGGTTACCGGGGGCGGTGTCGGCGAAGTCGGCGGTGTCGTACGCCGGGTTCCCGGTGTGGGTGAGGTTGGCGCCGCCCTGAAGGGTCGTCGCCTCCGGGCCGCCGGCGCTGTCCGGGGTGACCCGGGTGCTCATCAGCGGATGGCCCAGGAGCTGCTCGACGGCGCCGCCGGTGGAGTCGCCGTCGTTCGGGTCGGCGTTCTGGTCACCGGCGATCACGAACTGCTCGCCGGTCCGGAGGCCACCTCGCCGCCC of the Actinoplanes sichuanensis genome contains:
- a CDS encoding PaaI family thioesterase, which produces MTQTQEDMRTRTFGWTDPAEHASQIGRRGGLELLQAMSAGDFPAPPIMHLIDIVGMRVEEGSVTIELDPQEFHYNPLGTVHGGVLSTLLDTAAACSVHSTLPAGVGYTSMDLNVKFLRPATIASGRLTCTGGVLQRGRRTALAEARITDSAGRLIAHATSSCMIFEIPVG
- a CDS encoding arylamine N-acetyltransferase family protein; this encodes MPDTIDVPGYLARLGLPELAGHEPSVQALRALHRAHAERVPYECLEIHLDRPTTVCPTESARRIISGRGGYCFHLNGAFSALLRTLGYQVRRHVGGVQGNADPAPEITGNHLVVTVSGLPSAESPEGDWLVDLGMGDGLHGPLPLVAGRYQDGPFRYGLRASVVEPGGWRFDHDPQGSFSGMDFRSAPARMSDFRDKHQELTTSPESSFVRVAVVARRDATGADVLRGLTLTRIGAVPSRTVLLTEITYFTALADIFGIVLPGPDRAVLWPRVLGAHRRWEREQADLPR
- a CDS encoding helix-turn-helix transcriptional regulator, whose amino-acid sequence is MESPTARALMAFEAVQGSPGITADRLAERLGGISERAARRYIAILREAGIPIESVRGPYGGYRVGRGARPAPLIFTQAEALGLVMAVLDGHHAAGDTTNPVGSALGKIVRVLPEALGAQVEAVRRTAAPAPDRAAARPDPEITSRLVQACAHNQVVRVSYRSEAGNDSTTDADPWAIVVRHGRWYLLCHAHRPAARRAYRIDRVTRADILPETFVPPADLDPIAVLDEHLATGWEYHAEILIEATPAEVAESAGTALGTLAPGPRPGTTLLTGTTSAPYWYARQLTAIPVPYRILGGPEIRTAARHIATRMLDATRPAQP
- a CDS encoding FAD-dependent oxidoreductase, with the translated sequence MDVLVVGGGIAGLATARALRRRDVPVTVAERGDGDGGGLGINLPGNAVAAFAVLGLTDGLHKIGRPTGRREYRSSRDRLLFQVDEDAFWGPEARPRCVRRADLLALLTDGLDATIRRSLPVTRVQPIAGGADVEFGDDTGQRFGFVVGADGVRSVVRATAIGAGATREALLSPASWRFMAPNPGVDCWTLWTGPGGAFLLIPVDDQQVYGYASATGGGPVSADPDWLRTSFRDYPAPVRRVLDGMTDLYHSPVEEVRTRCWSAGRCVLVGDAAHATAPVWAQGAALAVEDGLVLADLLATTDWDDAGACYERLRRDRVAHVQAATDRFSRAAALPAWLRHALLPLIGPRSYRDTYNPLRHPFPTP
- a CDS encoding DinB family protein, with translation MIPMGPPAAGTEVETLVGSLERQRRIFAWKAGGLDSEGLNATVAASTITLGGLLKHLALCEDLYFSIRLGRQPAALWRNVDWDDETDWEWRSAAGDSPEFLYKLWQECVDRSRANIAEAIGAGGLDTPADFTWPDGRTPSLRRMMIDMIEEYARHAGHADLIRESVDGLTGEDPPE
- a CDS encoding MFS transporter, whose product is MTISDTRSRRPVITVLVVCQSSIGLIFGGIGLFLPLIRTDLGLSFTQAGTLAAASNLTYALMQVPSGYLADRFTPRRLFMIGLLGMNLLAMLFAVLDSYPLLLLDQALAGFFRALVFTPGMLLMTRLFPPGRRATAMGLYVVGGFSSNILLSAIGPLLVGPLGWRTLFLLFAGFGLLSLVLYRFLAGPAPLRKASSTVRFTELPHLVRQRIVQLTGVIQFTRLAVAQGFTFWLPTYLVVDRGQSLATAGLVAAVAAAISAPVNYLGGYLSDRLNRPLLVIGGSLTLLTLGLTLLTYVPGMLGVLGVVALISLAIQVYFGPLFALPLQVLGDRNAGLISGFGNFCANLGSFALVYALGAVKDATGSFRAGFLSLAALCLVALLATYATRPLLRAPAAPR